One Triticum dicoccoides isolate Atlit2015 ecotype Zavitan chromosome 5B, WEW_v2.0, whole genome shotgun sequence genomic window carries:
- the LOC119310929 gene encoding probable sarcosine oxidase — protein sequence MAAPSTERSLNFDVIVVGAGLMGSCAAHAAASRGARVLLLERFDLLHHRGSSHGESRAIRDTYPQPHYPPMVRLARRLWDDAQRDAGYAVLTPTPHLDLGPRDDPNFRAVVASGATELAPTGAAPRPAWAEAFRVPEGWAAASSELGGVIKATKAVAMFQALAAKMGAVVRDRTEVIDVVAGKKGEGTTIVVKTSSGEEFHAAKCIITVGAWTSKQVKSVTGSDLPVQPLHTLLCYWKVKPGHERELTTEAGFPTFSSYGDPCIYSTPSMEYPGLIKIAMHGGPPCDPDSRDWTVGTTEGEGGLADPVARWIDEVMPGHVDTAGGPVLRQACMYSMTPDEDFVIDFLGGEEFGRDVVVGAGFSGHGFKMGPAIGRILAEMALDGESGTAAEAGVELEHFRIGRFDGNPMGNATS from the exons ATGGCTGCTCCTTCTACCGAGCGCTCGCTCAATTTCGACGTGATCGTCGTCGGCGCGGGCCTCATGGGCAGCTGCGCGGCGCACGCGGCGGCGTCCCGCGGCGCGCGCGTGCTCCTGCTCGAGCgcttcgacctcctccaccaccgcgGCTCGTCGCACGGCGAGTCCCGCGCCATCCGCGACACCTACCCGCAGCCGCACTACCCGCCTATGGTCCGCCTCGCGCGCCGCCTCTGGGACGACGCCCAGCGGGACGCCGGGTACGCCGTGCTCACGCCCACCCCGCACCTCGACCTGGGGCCCCGGGACGATCCCAACTTCCGCGCCGTCGTCGCCAGCGGCGCCACCGAGCTCGCACCGACGGGGGCCGCGCCGCGGCCGGCGTGGGCGGAGGCGTTCAGGGTGCCGGAGGGGTGGGCGGCGGCGAGCAGCGAGCTGGGCGGGGTGATCAAGGCAACCAAGGCCGTGGCCATGTTCCAGGCGCTCGCCGCCAAGATGGGCGCCGTCGTGAGAGACAGGACGGAGGTGATCGACGTCGTCGCCGGAAAGAAAG GAGAAGGAACGACGATCGTGGTGAAGACATCAAGCGGCGAGGAGTTCCATGCCGCCAAGTGCATCATCACGGTGGGTGCGTGGACGAGCAAGCAGGTGAAGTCCGTCACCGGTTCCGACCTGCCGGTGCAGCCGCTCCACACCCTCCTCTGCTACTGGAAGGTGAAGCCCGGCCACGAGCGCGAGCTCACGACGGAGGCCGGTTTCCCGACGTTTTCGAGCTACGGTGACCCGTGCATCTACAGCACGCCGTCGATGGAGTACCCGGGCCTGATCAAGATCGCCATGCACGGCGGGCCGCCGTGTGACCCAGACAGCAGGGACTGGACCGTCGGCACCACCGAGGGCGAGGGTGGGCTGGCGGATCCCGTGGCACGGTGGATCGACGAGGTGATGCCGGGCCACGTCGACACTGCCGGCGGGCCGGTGCTCCGGCAGGCGTGCATGTACTCCATGACGCCCGACGAGGACTTCGTGATCGACTTCCTGGGCGGCGAGGAGTTCGGGAGGGACGTGGTTGTCGGCGCCGGGTTCTCTGGTCACGGGTTCAAGATGGGCCCTGCCATCGGGAGGATCCTTGCTGAGATGGCGTTGGACGGTGAGTCAGGGACGGCGGCAGAGGCTGGCGTGGAGCTCGAGCACTTCAGGATCGGACGGTTCGACGGCAACCCGATGGGGAACGCTACAAGTTGA